In the genome of Mytilus edulis chromosome 3, xbMytEdul2.2, whole genome shotgun sequence, one region contains:
- the LOC139514708 gene encoding 5'-nucleotidase domain-containing protein 3-like — MSAMKSTSALSKIFLRTFLENYKQNALPTCYRCLSSAAPNSKQSWTDKYKTKKKKIREKSEHVTVNQHAVFANNETSLKHIKVYGFDYDYTLASYKQELHSLIFRLGKDALVHKYKYPKDILKFEYSAEFAVRGLHYDIRKGLLMKLDSFHNIQLGTVYRGMQKVSDKEVINLYDGTHVALESMNTFYGLGPMYQLVDLFAPPEMTLLTEVIEYFRENDIQYDPEYVFYDVRGAVQGIHSNGLLHNSILTNLEKYLEKGPKVMSLLENLMKADKKLFLITNSGFPFVDAGMTYMMGNDWRDLFEVIICNARKPKFFNEASRPFRIYDPSLENVSWDRVNTLIKGKVYQEGNFFQLRQMTGWYGSKVLYFGDHVYSDLADPSLKYGWRTGAIIPELETEIEKSNTLKFQVAVHWLCCLQDLIEESQEDRDPSVTILRNEWLKERDELRDYTKSLFNPHFGSIFRTYHNPTYFSRRLARFADIYMSDITDLLEYSTCHTFYPRRMALPHEHPPYADL, encoded by the exons ATGTCTGCAATGAAATCAACAAGTGCGCTTTCAAAGATATTTCTGAGAACTTTTCTAGAAAATTATAAGCAAAATGCATTGCCAACATGCTACAGATGTCTTTCATCAGCTGCGCCAAACTCTAAACAATCATGGACTGATAAATACAAGACGAAAAAGAAAAAGATACGAG aaaaaagTGAACATGTGACAGTTAACCAACATGCAGTGTTTGCAAACAATGAGACATCATTAAAACACATCAAAGTTTATGGTTTTGACTATGATTACACATTAGCTTCATACAAACAAGAATTACACAGTTTGATCTTCCGTCTGGGAAAAGATGCATTAGTTCACAAGTATAAG TATCCTAAAGATATACTCAAATTTGAGTACAGTGCAGAGTTTGCTGTACGTGGTCTCCACTATGACATTCGCAAG GGTCTACTGATGAAATTGGATTCTTTTCATAACATACAACTGGGAACAGTTTACAG GGGAATGCAGAAGGTCTCAGATAAGGAAGTAATAAATCTATATGATGGAACCCATGTAGCACTAGAATCAATGAACACATTCTATGGACTG GGTCCAATGTATCAACTTGTTGACCTGTTTGCACCCCCTGAAATGACGTTATTAACCGAAGTTATTGAG TATTTCAGAGAGAATGACATTCAGTATGATCCAGAATATGTCTTCTATGACGTAAGG GGTGCTGTCCAAGGGATCCATTCCAATGGATTGTTACATAACAGTATTTTGACCAATTTAG aaaaatatttagaaaaggGACCTAAAGTGATGTCTCTCCTTGAAAATTTGATGAAGGCTGATAAGAAACTGTTTCTGATAACTAACAGTGGATTCCCTTTTGT AGATGCAGGCATGACTTATATGATGGGAAATGACTGGCGGGATCTGTTTGAAGTTATTATATGCAATGCAAGAAAACCAAAATTCTTCAATGAAGCTTCAAG GCCATTTAGAATTTATGATCCTTCACTTGAAAATGTCTCATGGGACAGAGTAAATACTCTCATTAAAGGCAAGGTTTATCAAGAG GGCAATTTCTTCCAATTAAGACAGATGACAGGCTGGTATGGAtctaaagttttatattttggtGACCATGTTTACAGTGATTTAGCA gATCCATCCTTAAAGTATGGCTGGAGAACCGGTGCAATTATTCCTGAATTGGAG ACAGAAATAGAAAAGTCCAATACTTTGAAGTTTCAGGTAGCTGTCCATTGGTTGTGCTGTTTACAGGATCTCATAGAAGAATCTCAG GAGGACAGAGACCCCAGTGTTACAATTCTCAGAAATGAATGGTTAAAAGAAAGAGATGAGTTAAG agATTATACTAAATCATTGTTCAATCCACATTTTGGAAGTATTTTTCGGACATATCACAATCCAACATACTTCAGTCGACGTTTGGCCAGATTTGCAGACATATATATGTCAGACATTACAGATCTTCTTGAATACTCTACATGCCATACCTTCTACCCAAGGAGAATGGCATTACCTCATGAACATCCCCCATATGCTGATTTGTAA
- the LOC139518075 gene encoding E3 ubiquitin-protein ligase MSL2-like, giving the protein MNALKFYLSTSKYVMQANFADRDSWSELYRYLPYLRQALSCCVCRSIVKIPMGPSHKVCQHFVCKECVEKPMTIKPQCSWCKKRESFEESTQLRMVVSCFKKICEYVMSSPIGTDLQEQSHNGETNSLVTILEEGVDFDDDYQSPPVIPITMPSQVPASTAEQPELAEESEITESMDKPTCMKSKSKLNIQPKIKMDIEKKSHRKKIRLKKYKWYTKPKKKVPLKKNNVKNSKLSQRNENLVNVIPSNEIKYEIKRESIDEGRPKLKVKLRAKKVDKFNNREFGSDCETMKGNYVDTVKVDKCTSIEPSIKKLKLIFGENEFKVCKCGRGGTSSQLTCLGQRCPCYVKKLPCIRCKCRGCRNPRKSFDSDTDQTLRSFNSSDHLFVSL; this is encoded by the coding sequence ATGAATGCCTTAAAGTTTTATCTATCAACTTCCAAGTATGTCATGCAAGCAAACTTCGCCGATCGTGATTCATGGAGCGAACTGTATCGATATCTCCCATATTTACGTCAGGCGTTGTCATGTTGTGTGTGTAGAAGCATAGTAAAAATTCCGATGGGACCTAGTCATAAAGTGTGCCAGCACTTCGTTTGCAAGGAATGTGTCGAAAAGCCAATGACAATTAAGCCGCAATGTAGTTGGTGTAAAAAACGAGAAAGTTTTGAAGAATCAACCCAACTTCGAATGGTTGTTTcttgttttaagaaaatttgtGAATATGTTATGAGCTCTCCTATTGGCACGGATCTCCAAGAACAGTCACACAACGGAGAAACTAATTCTTTAGTAACAATATTAGAAGAAGGTGTTGACTTCGACGACGATTATCAGTCACCCCCAGTGATCCCTATTACAATGCCTTCCCAGGTTCCAGCATCCACAGCAGAGCAACCAGAACTTGCAGAAGAATCGGAAATAACAGAATCAATGGACAAACCTACATGTATGAAAAGTAAATCAAAGCTGAACATTCAGCCCAAAATAAAAAtggatatagaaaaaaaatcacacagaaaaaaaatcagactgaaaaaatataaatggtaTACAAAACCTAAAAAGAAAGTAccattaaagaaaaataatgtaaaGAATTCAAAACTTTCACAACGGAATGAAAACCTTGTCAATGTCATAccatcaaatgaaataaaatatgagataAAGAGGGAAAGTATAGATGAGGGTCGaccaaaattaaaagttaaacttCGAGCTAAGAAAGTTGATAAGTTCAATAACAGAGAATTTGGCAGTGATTGTGAAACCATGAAGGGCAATTATGTAGATACTGTGAAGGTTGACAAGTGTACAAGCATAGAACCCTccataaagaaattaaaattgatatttggtGAAAATGAATTCAAAGTTTGCAAATGTGGAAGAGGAGGAACTTCAAGTCAACTAACATGTCTTGGTCAACGATGTCCGTGTTATGTGAAGAAGTTACCCTGTATCAGATGTAAATGTAGAGGATGCAGAAATCCAAGGAAATCTTTTGACTCGGATACAGACCAAACTCTAAGGTCCTTCAATTCTTCAGACCATTTATTTGTCTCCCTTTAG